In Mercurialis annua linkage group LG5, ddMerAnnu1.2, whole genome shotgun sequence, a single genomic region encodes these proteins:
- the LOC126682111 gene encoding uncharacterized protein LOC126682111 isoform X4, translating to MEGQIRKRPFPVDSEDIDGAPKQKKARFPKGKKVKPGEEEKLDIAKILGEEAGEDINGCDLQNPRVAAKERAKRRNLITAQLFSEEQNQDSTAEITYEDNENFVEEGVQIEPFNLHQEREEGYFDAAGNFVEYVSEKEIKDAWLDSIAVDPRYAGMSSKDSTEDDTNSDANELSSADVGLIKKRIATVLQPGETVLQALRRLKGNSNNRKQKMPAETQLLFDKLTDDANKLLDQGEYNVYHDKQEVFQREADGYEQLALARENPASLSVGMGTDIFSDVTDLGATSSELSNSNGVTSNTNISAAETLNNGADEYDMFVYDEDDKPSSNSINLVSGISSDGVSQLSSSGQTYVSETGALQDDYVYDETSGVGRISI from the exons ATGGAAGGTCAAATTCGAAAGCGTCCTTTTCCGGTTGATTCTGAAGACATCGATGGCGCCCCTAA GCAGAAGAAAGCTAGGTTTCCCaagggtaaaaaggtaaaaccagGCGAAGAAGAAAAGCTTGATATAGCAAAAATACTTGGAGAAGAAGCAGGAGAAGATATTAATGGCTGTGACCTTCAAAATCCACGTGTAGCTGCCAAAGAGCGCGCGAAGAGAAGAAATTTGATAACtgctcagctttttagcgaagAACAGAACCAGGATTCTACTGCTGAAATTACTTATGag GATAATGAAAATTTTGTTGAAGAGGGGGTTCAAATAGAACCATTTAATCTGCACCAAGAAAGAGAAGAAGGCTATTTTGATGCGGCTGGTAATTTTGTTGAATATGTCAGCGAGAAAGAAATCAAG GATGCTTGGCTTGACAGTATTGCAGTTGATCCAAGATACGCTGGAATGAGCTCAAAGGATTCAACAGAAGATGATACAAACAGTGATGCTAATGAACTATCTTCTGCAGACGTCGGATTGATAAAGAAGCGAATTGCCACTGTACTTCAACCAGGGGAAACG GTGTTGCAAGCCTTACGAAGATTGAAGGGCAACTCTAATAATCGGAAACAGAAGATGCCGGCTGAGACACAACTTCTATTTGACAAGCTAACTGACGATGCAAACAAGCTGTTAGATCAGGGTGAATATA ATGTTTACCATGACAAACAAGAAGTTTTCCAGCGTGAAGCAG ATGGATATGAACAGTTAGCTCTAGCTAGGGAGAATCCCGCATCTTTAAGTGTAGGCATGGGAACGGATATATTCTCTGACGTGACAGATCTTGGAGCAACCTCCTCAGAACTGTCTAATTCTAATGGGGTTACTTCAAACACAAACATATCTGCTGCAGAAACCTTGAACAATGGTGCTGATGAGTATGACATGTTTGTGTATGATGAGGATGATAAACCATCCTCCAACAGTATTAATTTGGTTTCTGGCATTAGTTCTGATGGAGTCTCTCAATTATCATCCAGCGGACAGACCTATGTCTCTGAAA CTGGAGCTTTGCAAGATGATTATGTTTATGATGAGACATCCGG GGTTGGTCGAATATCAATTTAG
- the LOC126682111 gene encoding uncharacterized protein LOC126682111 isoform X2, whose translation MEGQIRKRPFPVDSEDIDGAPKQKKARFPKGKKVKPGEEEKLDIAKILGEEAGEDINGCDLQNPRVAAKERAKRRNLITAQLFSEEQNQDSTAEITYEDNENFVEEGVQIEPFNLHQEREEGYFDAAGNFVEYVSEKEIKDAWLDSIAVDPRYAGMSSKDSTEDDTNSDANELSSADVGLIKKRIATVLQPGETVLQALRRLKGNSNNRKQKMPAETQLLFDKLTDDANKLLDQGEYNVYHDKQEVFQREADGYEQLALARENPASLSVGMGTDIFSDVTDLGATSSELSNSNGVTSNTNISAAETLNNGADEYDMFVYDEDDKPSSNSINLVSGISSDGVSQLSSSGQTYVSETGALQDDYVYDETSGYSYNQERGTYDEIQEVASGAN comes from the exons ATGGAAGGTCAAATTCGAAAGCGTCCTTTTCCGGTTGATTCTGAAGACATCGATGGCGCCCCTAA GCAGAAGAAAGCTAGGTTTCCCaagggtaaaaaggtaaaaccagGCGAAGAAGAAAAGCTTGATATAGCAAAAATACTTGGAGAAGAAGCAGGAGAAGATATTAATGGCTGTGACCTTCAAAATCCACGTGTAGCTGCCAAAGAGCGCGCGAAGAGAAGAAATTTGATAACtgctcagctttttagcgaagAACAGAACCAGGATTCTACTGCTGAAATTACTTATGag GATAATGAAAATTTTGTTGAAGAGGGGGTTCAAATAGAACCATTTAATCTGCACCAAGAAAGAGAAGAAGGCTATTTTGATGCGGCTGGTAATTTTGTTGAATATGTCAGCGAGAAAGAAATCAAG GATGCTTGGCTTGACAGTATTGCAGTTGATCCAAGATACGCTGGAATGAGCTCAAAGGATTCAACAGAAGATGATACAAACAGTGATGCTAATGAACTATCTTCTGCAGACGTCGGATTGATAAAGAAGCGAATTGCCACTGTACTTCAACCAGGGGAAACG GTGTTGCAAGCCTTACGAAGATTGAAGGGCAACTCTAATAATCGGAAACAGAAGATGCCGGCTGAGACACAACTTCTATTTGACAAGCTAACTGACGATGCAAACAAGCTGTTAGATCAGGGTGAATATA ATGTTTACCATGACAAACAAGAAGTTTTCCAGCGTGAAGCAG ATGGATATGAACAGTTAGCTCTAGCTAGGGAGAATCCCGCATCTTTAAGTGTAGGCATGGGAACGGATATATTCTCTGACGTGACAGATCTTGGAGCAACCTCCTCAGAACTGTCTAATTCTAATGGGGTTACTTCAAACACAAACATATCTGCTGCAGAAACCTTGAACAATGGTGCTGATGAGTATGACATGTTTGTGTATGATGAGGATGATAAACCATCCTCCAACAGTATTAATTTGGTTTCTGGCATTAGTTCTGATGGAGTCTCTCAATTATCATCCAGCGGACAGACCTATGTCTCTGAAA CTGGAGCTTTGCAAGATGATTATGTTTATGATGAGACATCCGG
- the LOC126682111 gene encoding SUPPRESSOR OF ABI3-5 isoform X1 has protein sequence MEGQIRKRPFPVDSEDIDGAPKQKKARFPKGKKVKPGEEEKLDIAKILGEEAGEDINGCDLQNPRVAAKERAKRRNLITAQLFSEEQNQDSTAEITYEDNENFVEEGVQIEPFNLHQEREEGYFDAAGNFVEYVSEKEIKDAWLDSIAVDPRYAGMSSKDSTEDDTNSDANELSSADVGLIKKRIATVLQPGETVLQALRRLKGNSNNRKQKMPAETQLLFDKLTDDANKLLDQGEYNVYHDKQEVFQREADGYEQLALARENPASLSVGMGTDIFSDVTDLGATSSELSNSNGVTSNTNISAAETLNNGADEYDMFVYDEDDKPSSNSINLVSGISSDGVSQLSSSGQTYVSETGALQDDYVYDETSGYYYNSSSGYYYDPSTGLYCYATSGHWYSYNQERGTYDEIQEVASGAN, from the exons ATGGAAGGTCAAATTCGAAAGCGTCCTTTTCCGGTTGATTCTGAAGACATCGATGGCGCCCCTAA GCAGAAGAAAGCTAGGTTTCCCaagggtaaaaaggtaaaaccagGCGAAGAAGAAAAGCTTGATATAGCAAAAATACTTGGAGAAGAAGCAGGAGAAGATATTAATGGCTGTGACCTTCAAAATCCACGTGTAGCTGCCAAAGAGCGCGCGAAGAGAAGAAATTTGATAACtgctcagctttttagcgaagAACAGAACCAGGATTCTACTGCTGAAATTACTTATGag GATAATGAAAATTTTGTTGAAGAGGGGGTTCAAATAGAACCATTTAATCTGCACCAAGAAAGAGAAGAAGGCTATTTTGATGCGGCTGGTAATTTTGTTGAATATGTCAGCGAGAAAGAAATCAAG GATGCTTGGCTTGACAGTATTGCAGTTGATCCAAGATACGCTGGAATGAGCTCAAAGGATTCAACAGAAGATGATACAAACAGTGATGCTAATGAACTATCTTCTGCAGACGTCGGATTGATAAAGAAGCGAATTGCCACTGTACTTCAACCAGGGGAAACG GTGTTGCAAGCCTTACGAAGATTGAAGGGCAACTCTAATAATCGGAAACAGAAGATGCCGGCTGAGACACAACTTCTATTTGACAAGCTAACTGACGATGCAAACAAGCTGTTAGATCAGGGTGAATATA ATGTTTACCATGACAAACAAGAAGTTTTCCAGCGTGAAGCAG ATGGATATGAACAGTTAGCTCTAGCTAGGGAGAATCCCGCATCTTTAAGTGTAGGCATGGGAACGGATATATTCTCTGACGTGACAGATCTTGGAGCAACCTCCTCAGAACTGTCTAATTCTAATGGGGTTACTTCAAACACAAACATATCTGCTGCAGAAACCTTGAACAATGGTGCTGATGAGTATGACATGTTTGTGTATGATGAGGATGATAAACCATCCTCCAACAGTATTAATTTGGTTTCTGGCATTAGTTCTGATGGAGTCTCTCAATTATCATCCAGCGGACAGACCTATGTCTCTGAAA CTGGAGCTTTGCAAGATGATTATGTTTATGATGAGACATCCGG GTACTACTATAATAGCAGTTCAGGTTACTACTACGACCCATCGACAGGACTATACTGCTATGCGACGTCAGGCCACTG
- the LOC126682111 gene encoding uncharacterized protein LOC126682111 isoform X3, with product MEGQIRKRPFPVDSEDIDGAPKQKKARFPKGKKVKPGEEEKLDIAKILGEEAGEDINGCDLQNPRVAAKERAKRRNLITAQLFSEEQNQDSTAEITYEDNENFVEEGVQIEPFNLHQEREEGYFDAAGNFVEYVSEKEIKDAWLDSIAVDPRYAGMSSKDSTEDDTNSDANELSSADVGLIKKRIATVLQPGETVLQALRRLKGNSNNRKQKMPAETQLLFDKLTDDANKLLDQGEYNVYHDKQEVFQREADGYEQLALARENPASLSVGMGTDIFSDVTDLGATSSELSNSNGVTSNTNISAAETLNNGADEYDMFVYDEDDKPSSNSINLVSGISSDGVSQLSSSGQTYVSETGALQDDYVYDETSGNPRRQLNLI from the exons ATGGAAGGTCAAATTCGAAAGCGTCCTTTTCCGGTTGATTCTGAAGACATCGATGGCGCCCCTAA GCAGAAGAAAGCTAGGTTTCCCaagggtaaaaaggtaaaaccagGCGAAGAAGAAAAGCTTGATATAGCAAAAATACTTGGAGAAGAAGCAGGAGAAGATATTAATGGCTGTGACCTTCAAAATCCACGTGTAGCTGCCAAAGAGCGCGCGAAGAGAAGAAATTTGATAACtgctcagctttttagcgaagAACAGAACCAGGATTCTACTGCTGAAATTACTTATGag GATAATGAAAATTTTGTTGAAGAGGGGGTTCAAATAGAACCATTTAATCTGCACCAAGAAAGAGAAGAAGGCTATTTTGATGCGGCTGGTAATTTTGTTGAATATGTCAGCGAGAAAGAAATCAAG GATGCTTGGCTTGACAGTATTGCAGTTGATCCAAGATACGCTGGAATGAGCTCAAAGGATTCAACAGAAGATGATACAAACAGTGATGCTAATGAACTATCTTCTGCAGACGTCGGATTGATAAAGAAGCGAATTGCCACTGTACTTCAACCAGGGGAAACG GTGTTGCAAGCCTTACGAAGATTGAAGGGCAACTCTAATAATCGGAAACAGAAGATGCCGGCTGAGACACAACTTCTATTTGACAAGCTAACTGACGATGCAAACAAGCTGTTAGATCAGGGTGAATATA ATGTTTACCATGACAAACAAGAAGTTTTCCAGCGTGAAGCAG ATGGATATGAACAGTTAGCTCTAGCTAGGGAGAATCCCGCATCTTTAAGTGTAGGCATGGGAACGGATATATTCTCTGACGTGACAGATCTTGGAGCAACCTCCTCAGAACTGTCTAATTCTAATGGGGTTACTTCAAACACAAACATATCTGCTGCAGAAACCTTGAACAATGGTGCTGATGAGTATGACATGTTTGTGTATGATGAGGATGATAAACCATCCTCCAACAGTATTAATTTGGTTTCTGGCATTAGTTCTGATGGAGTCTCTCAATTATCATCCAGCGGACAGACCTATGTCTCTGAAA CTGGAGCTTTGCAAGATGATTATGTTTATGATGAGACATCCGG GAATCCGAGGAGGCAGCTGAacctaatataa